ACGGCGCGCCTGTCGGACTGGTCGGTGGACGATTCGTCGGTCGTGGTGTCGGTGTCTGCTGGCATGGTCGTGGAATATCAGGCTGTCTCGGTGTCGATGCGGTGCAGGAGCGTCTGGACCCGGCCGGCGACGGCGGACCGGACGCTGGCCGGGTCGACCGAACTCTCGTGGTGGGTGAGGCGGCCGTACTCGGCGCGGAAGACGCGGTCGAGGACGTGCTGGTGGACCGTCTCGGCCTTCGGCGGGGAGCCACCGGCGCGGTCGGTCAGGTCCCGGACGACTCGCCGGACCAGCCCCTCGGAGACGACGCGCTCGGTGAACGCTTCTGGAGAGGTGTCGACCGGCTCGGGCCCAGCGGTCGCGTCGAGCCGGTCCGAGGCGATGCTGGCCCGGAGCCCGCGCTTGTTCTTGACGACGACGCCCGCGGCGGGGCCGTCGTACCACTCCGAGTCGGGGACCTCGTAGCTCTCGGGCTGGAAGTGCTTCGCCGGGACCTCCCGGTCGAAGGTGTTCACGGACGCGAGGCCGATGCCCTCGACCACCTTCTCGGCGAGGTCCGGCGGGAGGAAGGCGTCGCGGTCGGCGGCCCAGACGTCGAACCCGACGAAGCTCGGGACGCGGTCCCAGTCGTAGTCGATTGTCCGGCGGTGCATCGCCGCCCCGAAGACGACGAGGTCGCCCGCGCTGTCGACCGCCTCCTGCAGGGCGTCGCGGTCGACCGTCTCGCGGACGTGCCTGACCGCGTGGCGGTACTGTTCCGGAATCTCACCCTCGGTCCAGACACGCGTCCGGTCGCCGAAGGCGAGGACGCCCGTCTCCTGCGTGGTGAACCGGAGGTGGGCCCCGTCGAGCTGCTCGGTCAGCCAGAGGTGGCCCTGCTCGAACAGCTCGG
This window of the Haloarchaeobius amylolyticus genome carries:
- a CDS encoding RNA ligase family protein, which translates into the protein MHQYPPIPDAADAPAELFEQGHLWLTEQLDGAHLRFTTQETGVLAFGDRTRVWTEGEIPEQYRHAVRHVRETVDRDALQEAVDSAGDLVVFGAAMHRRTIDYDWDRVPSFVGFDVWAADRDAFLPPDLAEKVVEGIGLASVNTFDREVPAKHFQPESYEVPDSEWYDGPAAGVVVKNKRGLRASIASDRLDATAGPEPVDTSPEAFTERVVSEGLVRRVVRDLTDRAGGSPPKAETVHQHVLDRVFRAEYGRLTHHESSVDPASVRSAVAGRVQTLLHRIDTETA